CTCCAGATGATCTATATATGTTGCTTAAACAAGTGGTGGAAGAAGTTGGACCTGGTAATGTTTTGCAGGTGATTACACATGGTGAGAAGCATTATATTGCCGCCGGAAAAAGATTAATGGATACTTTTCCTTCTCTGTATTGGGCTCCTTGTGCAGCTCATTGCATTGATTTGATACTAGAGGATATGGGAAAACTCGAGTGGATCAATGCAGTAATTGAACAGGCTAAATCTGTCACAAGATTTGTATACAACCATAGTACAGTGTTGAATTTAATGAGAAAGTTTACGGGTGGCAAAGATATTGTGCAACAGGGCCTAACTCGTTCTGCTACTAATTTTACAATGTTGCAAAGGATGGCTGACTTTAAGCTCAGCTTGCAAACTATGATAACTTCTCAGGAGTGGATAGACTGCCCATATGCAAAGCAACTTGGAGGATCGGCAATGCTAGAAATTATAGGTAATCGATCATTTTGGTCTTCATGCATCTTGATAATCCGCCTTACAAGTCCCCTCCTACGAGTTTTGGGAATAGCTAGTAGCAAAAAGAAAGCTGGAATGGGATACATATTTGCGGGAATGTATCGAGCAAAAGAAACAATAAAGAGAGAATTTGTTAAAAGAGAGGATTACATGGTGTACTGGAATATCATAGATAATAGGTGGGATCAGCAACGGCAACCTCCTCTCCATGTTGCAGGTTTCTTTCTTAACCCAAATTTCTTCTATAGCATTGAAGGAGATGTGCATAATGAGATTACGTCAAGAGTGTTCGACTGCATAGAGAAATTGGTCCCTGATATAGAAATCCAAGATAAGATAGTCAAAGAATTACACATCTACAAGAGTGCCGCTGGAGATCTTGGGAGGAAGATGGCAATTAGATCAAGAGAAACTCTGCTTCCTGGTACGTAGTGTTGTATTGCAAAAAGAACACTTCTCctgttaaatttgttttttttacctGATCTCGTAATGGCATTTCCTTGTATTAGCTGAATGGTGGTCTACGTATGGCGGAGGCTGTCTGAATTTGGCACGTTTGGCACTTCGTATACTCAGTCAAACATGCAGCTCGATTGGGTGCAGGCGCAATCACATCCCTTTTGAAAAGGTACATGCCACGAGAAATTTGCTGGAGCGCAAACGACTCAATGATGTTGTTTTTGTGCAGTGCAACTTGCGTCTCAAACAAATGTAAGTATGGTTTTAAAGATATTTACGGGTTAACAATAACAATGTTGCTATATTGCTAATTGACTTCATTGTAGTGTTGATGAAAGCAAAAGTCAGGTTTCTGTGGACCCTATTTCATTTGACGATATCAGTGCTGTGGAAGATTGGATCCTGCAAAATGACGTTTGCATGGAAGATTATGAGAGTTCAGATTGGATGGCTCTAGTTCCCCCTTCTGCTAACGCCGCCCAAGTAGCTAACAATATGCCAGCAGGATCTGCAATTGATGAAATTGAAGACTTGGGTGTTGGTAATTGCACTTTCTGgatttcaaaacattcataATATCGACACTTTTCTTTTACTTAATTGATTACAACCTTGGTTCAATTTGCAGGGTTTGCTGACTTCGAGATTTTTGAAGGGCTGAAAGAATTTAAGTAAGACCACGAGTTATAGCGCAAATAGCTGCGTTCATTGATGTCTCACTATGCTTGGCTGACGGCCCAACTGCAGAAAGGTTTATGTTTGAAGCCGTAAAACTCGGATGAAGTAGTGTGTTGAAAGGTGAAGCTTGAAAGTATGAAAATCTTTTGTACTCTGTTTTACATTATTAGAATTTGTTAGTGTTGCTGTAGTCTGATTAGTTCTAATCTGAGGTGTCCAAAAATCTTAACTTGTTGCTAAGATAAAAATGAGTAGAAGTGGTAATCTAGATTTGATTGTGTTGGTCAAGCATTAATTTCACTTAAACCAAAATAAACAATCAAACCGGCTTGGTTTaagatttttataaatatttacttttactttGGTAATTGACCAAAATgtttatttcatataaaatttataattttattggttttaaccaaattaattgaGTAAAGCAACTAATTTGATCAGTTtggttatatattatttagtttttCGGTTTGTTCAGTTAAAGGAATCTGAACTGAACCAAATACTCTTGTGATTGCTAACAAAGCCTTGCTTAAAATTAGATTTGATGTTGAATAACACATTCTGAAGTAGTTTTCTAGTTCCAAGTTGTTTTTTTGTATTCCCAATTTTGGTCAAATCATATTGTATGTATGCAGCTATTCAGATGCACGTTTCAAGGTTTTGATTACAGGAAACGATCATCGGCGAACAGGAGATGCAAATTGTGAGTACTCCCTCTACAGACTTGTACTCCATGGATAGCTTTATCCTGAACTGTCTTTCTAATCACAGATGACAAACTTTCTATACATAAGATTAAAAGATATGGTGAAACAATATCCCTTTCCCCGTTTAAGGTAGAATGTCGCTTTACCGTGAAAGAACTGCAAAAAATGGAATTGGTTACCATGAATATTTCTTAATTCTTTTGGAcgaaaaaataattcaattatatattttcaCGAAAAGTAAACATGAGATAAAAAATTCAGTCTTGCGTACTGCTTATTCCGATGAAATACCAGACAAGaaaaatacaacttgatcaCTAGCTAAGACCCCTAAATGAGCGACTTACCTATTTTAATTGTAGAAATTATCAAAATCAATGGCTGACTAGATGAAAGAACATGAAAACCTAAGATGTAGAATAATCAAATTTCgactttttttctctttatttaagaatttgaatttaataagaAGACGGCGCGTCTAAAATAAAATGGTCGGactttctttattattaattgattttcattttattaattttaatctttaCAGAACGAATCAGTCCTTACAACTAATAAGCATTTTTAAGAAAGAATGAGATTCGTTTTTTTATCCATTCAAAGCTTTCATAAGGAAGAACTTATTAATTCGATCCTTTTCGGCTAAACATAATTCTTTAGATTGCTGTTTCTACATTGCCTCCTCTTTTTTAGAGAgtagttataaaaaatattatgcttTTGAAATAATTGCTAAAACTACTTAgagtttgaaattttattttttattctttttcttccGAATATactatatttacttttttttatttaataaaatttacacatcatttatcaaattaaccaaaaaccaaagtttagattttttttatcttaatttccaGATTAAACTTAATTTAGTAGTAGATTGAACATTAATTTTGTTTGGGTTCCTAGGCCTTCAAATTAGTACTTCTAGCTTTGACACTAGTCCTGTTTAAACCTCTAGGTTTCCGGATTAGTTTCTACCTGCGAGTAAATCTCGTCTGAACTTTAGGTTACTGCATTAACTTGTACCTCGTGACACGTGAGCTACACCTTATTTCCTTTAAACCAAACTTAGGTAAACCGATTAAAGCATTACACCTAAATGGAACCTATCTAGTTCcgagtttggaattattttctTGCAAACAGTATCAAACACTCTTTTATCTTTGTATTCAAGTAATTGATAATACTGATAAACAAAGTACTTGACCAAAATCAAGAACCTAACTAGAAAGTGTTGAAACAAAACTTCCAATCTGCTGTGCAAAAACTCACACTACACAAGGAATTGATGATAAGCccagaaaaaaaaagaatgaaaagaaATAGAATAGGCAAACCAAAATAAGAAAACATGAAAACTAATAACGTTTTCCCAGAATGATGCCAAGGATGACAGAAACAAGGGCCACCCCCAAAATAAACTTGAAGTGCAATGCAGGAGAAGCCTCTGCAACTGCAGTAGTAGAAGCAGAAGCAGATGCAGCCTCCACCGCCTTTTTCTTACTCTTCCTCTTCGTCGGAGTTGTAAATGTTTCTCCGATGTCTCTTGATTTTATTTCTGTGCCGTCCTTCACATCATCAACCTGCACAAATTTCAGTGAGATTATGTCAAACTTGGTTATATATTTATGCAGTCTTGGGGGCCCCATAATGAATAATGGAGTGCATGAACTCACCTTTTTCAACAACTTTGCATCAGCCAGTTCTAGTTTCTGCTCAAGCTCCTTCACTTGGTTAACTAGAAGTATGGTTTCTTTTTTCTTGGCTTCAAGCTCTTCAATGGATTTCTTCAGGGCTGCTTCCTTTTTAGCATCTGCTTCTTCCTGTTTGATTGGACATGGCAGACAAGTTTCAGAAAATATAAAACCACAAGGACAGTAAGAACTAACACACACCAAGAAATGATACTTCCTTGAACTTCATTGAGCTTccgtttttaatacttttgtTAAGCATAAAGGTACTTGGGATTATATGATTACCTCTTCTTTCAGTCGAGCTTCAGCTGTTGCCAATTTTCCCTCAAGTTCCTGGAGATGGGATTGCAATACGGATTTCTCATCCATAGCAGCCTTTAGATTTTTAATCTCGGATTTTAGGATATCATCGCTTGCCTTCTGCTCTTTCAGTTGCTCTTCAAGCTGGACGATCACAGATTGGAGTTCCTTCTTGGAGTTTTGATATGAGTCATTAAGCAGGTTTTTCTCTTCCACAGCAGAAGATAGCTGCATATGCACAGTTTATCGAGTCAGACGACCATATCAACTAACTCGTTTTACAAGAATTCAAAAGGAAGTGTATCAAACCTGAGACTGCAGTCTTTTCCCTTCATCAGTGAGCTGCTGGGTCAAATCTTCAATAGCTTTGTTTGAAGTGTGAAGCTGTTCTACTGTTTCATCCTTCTCAGAATGGGTTGCAGACAGTTTTGCCTCTAAACCACTCAGTTTTGACTCGTTGGAGGCCAGTTCTTGTGTGAGCTTCAAATTTACCTCAGCTAGTCCTTCATTCTCCTTCTCAAAGTGGCTAGACTTGGTTTGCAATTCCTCAACAATACTTtccaattgttttaattttatgtgaGCCTCTTCCAACTCAAGTTTTCGGGTTTCAGCTATGGAAGATACTTCACGAGTTTGCTCTCCATGTAATTTTATTTGGCTTTCATGTGCATTGAGCTTGTCGTTCAAATCTTTTGTTTCAGATTCCCTCTGAGCCAATCTCTCAATGGCCTCTTTTAGCTCCTCTTCTACTTGTAACAGCCGGGCTTCAGTTGAAGAATGGAGTTCTAAAGCCCTCGAGTGCTTATCTGATATTTCTGAGATAGTGCTTACGTGAGAAGCAAGTTGTTCAGCTGAGGCCTCCTTCTGAGAAACTTCAGAATTCAGCAAATCCTGAAGTTCATCGACCTTGCTTCTGAGTTGATTGTTTCTCTCGATTAAGAGTTCATTCTCTGCTTGAGAGTTAGAAGCCTTATTTTCTGCTTCCAAAATCTGCTTTCCAAGTTCTTCATTTGCGGTTTCCACAGAAGCCACTTTTAGCAAACACAAATCTAATTCTTCCTTCAAAGTTGCAGATTTTCCAGCTGCTTCTGATACCTGGTCTTCATATGACTTCACTTGGTCTTGGAGAGTCATCAGTTTGTCAACCAGCAATTTTGCCTCAGAGTCTTTGTTGGTGAAGTTTGCTAAAGTTTCTTGAAGTTTGAGTTCTGAATCTCTAGCTAAAGATTCATGCAATGTTTCAAGCTCTGATTTTCTCACAGTAGCTTCCTCTAATAGCTTCACTTGTTGCTCCAGTTGCTCCTCGGTAGACTTGAGCTTCAACATCACATCGCTTTCTCTCAATCCAGCAGCTGATAGATCTTTTTCAATGGACTCCAACTTCTCTTGCATCACATTCAACTCATTGCGCAAGACTTCCACAAGATTCTCGGCTTCAGACAGCTTCTCAGTGGTACTGCTTGAAGCATCTTCTAAGATTTTCTTTTCGGTAGTTACTGAATTAAGGCATTCTGTCAGATCTCGCTCCTTTTCACTGGCTGCTTGCATTGCAATTTCAAGGCATGATGCTTTTGCTTGGAATGCTTCAAGCTCCGATGAAAGTTCAGATGCCTTGTTGAAGTATTTGTTGGACTCTGCTTCTGCATCCAcagattttttttctaatgtgCTGATCTGCTCTTCTAGTTCCTGAATCCTGTACTTCTCTGCTTCAAGTAACAGCTCTAGTTCATTGACCTTTTTGCTAGCGTCCTCTACTTTTGAATGAGACATCTGGAACAGATCTTCAAGTTCAAGGCCGCGCTGATGGCTCATATTTGCTCGGTCCTCATGTTCAGCAGACTTCTCAGTAGCAATTCTTAACTCCTCCTCAAGCTCTGCAGTTTTCGATGATGACTGATTTAGAGAAGATTCAAGGTTGGTTATCTTGACCTGGTATTCCTGTATCTGATCGCTCAACTGTTTCTTTTCTTCCTCCAAATCTTTTAATGCATTACTTAGTTCAGATACTTTCACAGAGAATTCGTTTGCTTCTCTCTCAGCATCACTGCATTTCAGTTCAACTAAATTCAGTTGTTGCTCAAGCTCCACATTCTTCTGCTCTATTGCAATAGAACGTGTCTCAAATTCTCTCAGTTGGGATTTTGCATTTTCTGCTGCCTCATTTGAAGCTTTAATTAAATCCTCAAGGTCCAAATTCTTTTGAGTAGCTGATGCTACAGCAATTCCTGACTCGCTGTGAAGCTCTTCCAGAGATTTCAATTTTTGTTCAAGCTCTGCATTGTTTGATAAAGCTTGAGACAAAAGCGAATCCGTTTTCAAGAAATTCTCATCTGAAACTTTCAACTTGTTCTCAACGTCACTGCATAATTCTTTCATTTGTGCTGCATTACTAGTAAGATTGGTTACAGTTGCTTCAAGAGCTTCTTTTTCTTTCACTACTTTAGCCAATTCGTCATTTAAAGTTGACACCTCTGCTTCCTTGTTTTGAATCTTGGCTTCAGCGGATTCCCTTGCATCAACTTCCTCCTTCAGCTTCAATTTTATGGCTTCCAACTGAGAAACCTTTTCCTGAAGATCTTCTTTGGTGGCACTGACCAAGCTCTCCAAGGACAAGAAATCTTCCTTCATCTGAGTTTCCGAAACCCTTTTCAATTCCAAATCTTGTGTTAATTCAGTTACAAGAGCCTCCTTTGAAGAAACTCTTTCTTCCATGTCCAGCAGTTGTGATTTTGAAAGTGCCAATTCTTCCGTAACAGCTGAAAGTTGTGTGGTAGCGTTTTGAAGGGCTTCTTCGACCTTCTGGTTTTCGGCAATCTTCTCATAGAGGCTCTGAACTTCCTTTTGAAGAGTAGTCATCTGATTTTCCATTTCGTTTGCAGTTACTTTTGCCTCCTCAAGCAGCCTCTCGAATTCCGAAGCTCTTTGTGTCGCAGAATCAGCATGAGAACCGCTTTCTTTGTGCAACTCCTCAAATCTCTTGGCCTCAGCTGCAGAAACCTGCAGTTCCTGTTCCAACTCTTGCATCTTCTTTTTGGAGCTGTCAAGATCAAGGCTGAGGCCATCGAATGACTCCTTCACTTGCATCAATTCCTTGTGCTTCGTTTCTTGCACCTGCAGAGCTTCTTGCAAAGAGTTGAGCTGCAAACTGTATTTCTCCTCGGCTTCAATTATCTGCTCTTGCAATTTCTTGTTAGTTACTTGAAGCTCCTCATACTTCTTTTCACTTCCCTCCAGCTTCTCCTTTACAAGCAATACCTCTTCCCGCACCTTGGCATTCTCAGACTCGGACAGCTTTAAGGATTCAGCTACTCTTGTTAATTCGAGTTCCAATTCCTTGGCATTCTCTTGAGCTTCCAGTAACTCCCTGCTTAAACTTCCTTCAATCGTCGACACCTCTGCAGTTGCTTCATTCGCATTAACCAATTCCTTCTCTACCTTTATGAATTCTCCATCAGTCTCTCCTTTTTCTACCTCTGCCAACTCTCCGTTTGTTGCCTGTTTCAAAGATAAAtcgaatattttttattttcccaATTTCTGGGATAGTTTTCATTCATATTGCACTATTGAATCCTATATTTCGgcgtttcaattttgtttatcTAACTCCAAAACCACCTATTCCTTGTAAAATATTGTTTTGTGATTTTCCATTTCAATATTTCTTGTGTCTATGTTTTCATTACAAGGAATCAAAAACACAATCAGTGACATCCTTGGTTCATAACAAGCATCACGGAGAGAACGACGTCggaaattttatattgaaaGAAGAATTAACATTTGTATCACAGGTGATTGTCAAAAACTTACCTTGATGGGCTCAGCTTTATCCTCACTATCACCCTTCATTATTGGCACATCTGAAACTTGGGTGGCTTCTTCcatgtttagatttgtatctGTGAAATATATACAAAGTTAAGCATgagttaaaatttgaaaatacttaattgaattaataattaagaaacATTGGAAAATGCTACACAAAGCACAAACTTAACTGAAAATCACTCTCAACTTTcacatgaaaaatataaaatctaaCCACAGAATTACATTGCCATTCTGTTTTGTGGAATTCATTTCAAGTCATTACATTACATTATTTACAGataacatttaatttaaatatgaaaaatacatTTCATTCTAGATATGAAATATCAACTATACTGATTGGTTTTATTCTAGTTTTTTATTTCCTAAACAATTCATTAGATATGTGTGAGCATGAACAAGAATTTGATGTTCACAAGTTTTTAAGCTTACACATATTTAAAAACTATATATTCGAAATGCagaattataaaacaaaatatctagattttttaaaactaaatattcTAAATTTTATCCCTATACAGCCTCatatataaaaacatttattttatgtAGACTTTTACATCAACTCAGGaagaatataaaaaaactatGATATTGACAGAGTGTATTAGCTGACCTGGCAGCTAGATTTTGTAATCTATGGTGTATCGGTGACAAAAAGACACatcagataaataaataaatgaattaattaGTTCAGTAGCTGTAAAATGCTCAGACTTTAACTGAAAACTGTTtcaatttgaaaagaaaactGAAACCAGTACATTTCTTATTACAGAAAAACTCATTTAAGTAAAGCATTtaatatttcattaattttaggtgcgtttggttaaattatcttttcagttttaaaatcgtaaaagaagaaacttaaaacaattgaaataatcaaattaatgtctataagagaaataaataaatcaaccaAATACTAAAAAAGTCAgaaattaatatacatttttttattacaaagtACTACTAGCAGATTTGCACATGAAAATTTCAGCCTCATCATAATAAGTGGATGGATCATGAtaacataaatttattattatccaACCAACTATAATTGTATACCCTGGCCACCGCCCAgacccaatttttttttaattcaatgaaaataatttaaccaataaactatagttcaaatggtataaatacTGGGCATCAAACTGTCAAAATCGAAAATTCATTtttccaattatcaaaaaaaaaaattaattcgtTAAATTACGAAAATATTGCTCCAGCGACAACATGAAAGTTTCAGTTATTCCCCCTAAACTCCaaaaaaaagttgtaaaatatttatttggtgTTTCATTTTACAAATTACAAGTCGGCTGAggagattaaaaaataatactatataaAAACAGACGTTGAAATgtcatataaataaattttgcttATGCTATGTTGATTGATCTTCTAATAATTTATTACTTAAAGaggatttttaaattaatttaaagcggatttttaaattaatttaaagaggATTAATGAGGCCTAAATTGCACATCAACACcccaaaataaatattatattgcACATCGGGGCCCCCTAAAggaaatattatcatattaagATAAGGGTGCGTGCAGAAAATTTGACCCACCCTCTAATTTTGTAATAATGAACAATAAACtaagaaaaatttgaaataaataaatgaacatGCCTACCATGATCACATATATACATGTAAGGCAAGACCTGAACAGTAGTAATTGTGACAAAACTTACAACCCTGCATTATTGTTTTATTCATTTGTTTGGtgacttttgttttttttattgtataagcAGGACAAAAACTATATTAAGATCTAAATCATACATCTGACCCATCATGTGAAACTATTAATTTCTATTTgtccttttaattaaaaagaaaaaaattgattccATGACATTTGAGCTATAGTTTAGTAGTAAACTATTAAAtatattacaaattatataattagCTAATAACAGTACTTGCCACTCCAAATCTGAAGCGATTGAAATTCTCCTTTTGTGATAAAACGTTGAAAAGTAATGCAATCTAGGCCATCCATTTGAGAAGATGAGATGCATCAATCAgtcaattttgttttaaataaacatTATATAAATGGAAGAACCAAAAAGGAACCGTAGTGGGTGGGCCCtgtcttcttttcttttgtttcattTTCTAACCTCAaaagtataattataaaaaagacgGTGACAGCTCAATTCTCCTATTATTTGCAATTCAATCCCATAATTCCCATATTTTCCTAGAATAAACAAAATGCATTTAacattcaatttttcttttatcagAAAAGATTCAAATACAAGGGACTTCTAATTAAAGGAAAATTAATTTACCAATTTCACaccatttaaaattaattcaaatgaaaTTGATACACTTACATATATACTGCTTTTAGCTAGAAAGGAATTCTTAGCAAGTTATAGTTCTTGTTTAATTTCAACAACTAATAATTCTATTTCACCAGTAAACTATAATTCAAACAGTATAAACGGTATACAATATTATATTAAACTACAGATTCAATTCTTCTTATAAGCACTTCTCTTCTcgattatcaaaaaataatatcatttcaCTTCCGATCAACTTCAACTAAAATTGATATAGAGGtggaaaactaatttttttaagttaaaattagaaaaaaaacagAGGTTGTAAGgaaattaattttgtgttgaTCTTTTGAAAAACTAGAATTAGAAGATGATGATCATGTAAATAAAGGATGAATAGCCGATGAGTTGAGATaacaaaaactaaataaaaaaactacagAAAACAAGGAGAGATGTGATTACCGTGTAAGAGATCGAGAGCTGCCTGCCTCTGATTTCAACAATCCGATTCcttttttggttttcaaaaaTTCAATCTCAAATTTTAGAGTAAAGTTTTAAgacaaaaatgaaatattgtgAGAGAGTATCTTTGGAATATAAGAAAGAGTGTGGACTCCCACTGCAAAATATTGGGGTGGGTTGGGTCCCATTTGTCAAACAGCCAATCTTTACTATGGGTTTGGTTTGGTCCAATGCTGCCGTTTTGGTTCTCTTCTTTCCTTTTTGCCCTCTCTATTTCGTTTATTTACTATCTTATCATAACTCGTAAAAACTACTTTATCCCGCCTCAACTTATGTTATGTGCCCAATTGGCTCATCAATTTAGCGCTTgctctaattaaacacaaaccTATCAGTTTTTATCCGTTTTAAGGCAGCATGTGGCCAATGTGGGCCTAGCCTGAATAGTTAAGTggaaattaggcccagcacGTTAAAAGGCCTAAATAATCTCATCAGCACCGCGCGGCCCATCCTCCATCTTTTTTACGATCTTATTGTTTTTGTATTGCAGATTAGTACTTTTCGTTTCTTATTTTACCGTTAATCTCATTTCAATTATCTCTCAGCTATTAATCCTTCGCTATAATCTAGGTGTTTTGTCTGTCATTGCATGTTTAAATttccttctttttctcttttaaccgCTCCATTTCCTTACTGACTTTGTGTTTTCTTAACTGCTCAACCACGATTACTTAGTGTTCTTTGCGTtcagttttttaatttcatactcTTCACAAAATGGTTACTACTCGCTCAGTttcgaaaaaaaatcctaaatctCCCTCTAAAATCCCTAAACGAAAGAATCCAGCGATGAAACGGAAGATTGATTTTGTGGAGACTGAAATGAGAGTTTCAGATGATCATGATGACGATGACGACGATTTTCAGGAAGTTCCGATgcaagttaagaaaaaaatgaaatcaaactTTTCTGTTGGTGAAAGTTCTAAAGCTATTAGAAATGTTAAGGTATTTTGTttgttacatttttttattaattgcattttatttgttatttattagttaataatGTGAATATTGTGTGATTTGGAATTTTTAATCAGTTTATAAATGCTTATGTGGTTAATTTACTCGTTTATTTaatattgttaatttatattataattatcttACTAGTTTCTAATGGTtatctgtttttatttttgttttctaattttgttataatatacatatatttgtaTATAGGTTTGTTTTTGTGTTACTATGTGTTAGTTAAGAGCTTgtttttcattcattttttttattacaaatgttttgtttaaatttagttttaatcatAGTTTACCTAATGGTTGTTAATGGGAATCTagttttttactttatattattgtaatatttataTGGTTTTCTATATGTTTTCTAatgatgttttttcttt
This window of the Mercurialis annua linkage group LG5, ddMerAnnu1.2, whole genome shotgun sequence genome carries:
- the LOC126680185 gene encoding uncharacterized protein LOC126680185 isoform X2: MEEATQVSDVPIMKGDSEDKAEPIKATNGELAEVEKGETDGEFIKVEKELVNANEATAEVSTIEGSLSRELLEAQENAKELELELTRVAESLKLSESENAKVREEVLLVKEKLEGSEKKYEELQVTNKKLQEQIIEAEEKYSLQLNSLQEALQVQETKHKELMQVKESFDGLSLDLDSSKKKMQELEQELQVSAAEAKRFEELHKESGSHADSATQRASEFERLLEEAKVTANEMENQMTTLQKEVQSLYEKIAENQKVEEALQNATTQLSAVTEELALSKSQLLDMEERVSSKEALVTELTQDLELKRVSETQMKEDFLSLESLVSATKEDLQEKVSQLEAIKLKLKEEVDARESAEAKIQNKEAEVSTLNDELAKVVKEKEALEATVTNLTSNAAQMKELCSDVENKLKVSDENFLKTDSLLSQALSNNAELEQKLKSLEELHSESGIAVASATQKNLDLEDLIKASNEAAENAKSQLREFETRSIAIEQKNVELEQQLNLVELKCSDAEREANEFSVKVSELSNALKDLEEEKKQLSDQIQEYQVKITNLESSLNQSSSKTAELEEELRIATEKSAEHEDRANMSHQRGLELEDLFQMSHSKVEDASKKVNELELLLEAEKYRIQELEEQISTLEKKSVDAEAESNKYFNKASELSSELEAFQAKASCLEIAMQAASEKERDLTECLNSVTTEKKILEDASSSTTEKLSEAENLVEVLRNELNVMQEKLESIEKDLSAAGLRESDVMLKLKSTEEQLEQQVKLLEEATVRKSELETLHESLARDSELKLQETLANFTNKDSEAKLLVDKLMTLQDQVKSYEDQVSEAAGKSATLKEELDLCLLKVASVETANEELGKQILEAENKASNSQAENELLIERNNQLRSKVDELQDLLNSEVSQKEASAEQLASHVSTISEISDKHSRALELHSSTEARLLQVEEELKEAIERLAQRESETKDLNDKLNAHESQIKLHGEQTREVSSIAETRKLELEEAHIKLKQLESIVEELQTKSSHFEKENEGLAEVNLKLTQELASNESKLSGLEAKLSATHSEKDETVEQLHTSNKAIEDLTQQLTDEGKRLQSQLSSAVEEKNLLNDSYQNSKKELQSVIVQLEEQLKEQKASDDILKSEIKNLKAAMDEKSVLQSHLQELEGKLATAEARLKEEEEADAKKEAALKKSIEELEAKKKETILLVNQVKELEQKLELADAKLLKKVDDVKDGTEIKSRDIGETFTTPTKRKSKKKAVEAASASASTTAVAEASPALHFKFILGVALVSVILGIILGKRY
- the LOC126680185 gene encoding uncharacterized protein LOC126680185 isoform X1 produces the protein MEEATQVSDVPIMKGDSEDKAEPIKATNGELAEVEKGETDGEFIKVEKELVNANEATAEVSTIEGSLSRELLEAQENAKELELELTRVAESLKLSESENAKVREEVLLVKEKLEGSEKKYEELQVTNKKLQEQIIEAEEKYSLQLNSLQEALQVQETKHKELMQVKESFDGLSLDLDSSKKKMQELEQELQVSAAEAKRFEELHKESGSHADSATQRASEFERLLEEAKVTANEMENQMTTLQKEVQSLYEKIAENQKVEEALQNATTQLSAVTEELALSKSQLLDMEERVSSKEALVTELTQDLELKRVSETQMKEDFLSLESLVSATKEDLQEKVSQLEAIKLKLKEEVDARESAEAKIQNKEAEVSTLNDELAKVVKEKEALEATVTNLTSNAAQMKELCSDVENKLKVSDENFLKTDSLLSQALSNNAELEQKLKSLEELHSESGIAVASATQKNLDLEDLIKASNEAAENAKSQLREFETRSIAIEQKNVELEQQLNLVELKCSDAEREANEFSVKVSELSNALKDLEEEKKQLSDQIQEYQVKITNLESSLNQSSSKTAELEEELRIATEKSAEHEDRANMSHQRGLELEDLFQMSHSKVEDASKKVNELELLLEAEKYRIQELEEQISTLEKKSVDAEAESNKYFNKASELSSELEAFQAKASCLEIAMQAASEKERDLTECLNSVTTEKKILEDASSSTTEKLSEAENLVEVLRNELNVMQEKLESIEKDLSAAGLRESDVMLKLKSTEEQLEQQVKLLEEATVRKSELETLHESLARDSELKLQETLANFTNKDSEAKLLVDKLMTLQDQVKSYEDQVSEAAGKSATLKEELDLCLLKVASVETANEELGKQILEAENKASNSQAENELLIERNNQLRSKVDELQDLLNSEVSQKEASAEQLASHVSTISEISDKHSRALELHSSTEARLLQVEEELKEAIERLAQRESETKDLNDKLNAHESQIKLHGEQTREVSSIAETRKLELEEAHIKLKQLESIVEELQTKSSHFEKENEGLAEVNLKLTQELASNESKLSGLEAKLSATHSEKDETVEQLHTSNKAIEDLTQQLTDEGKRLQSQLSSAVEEKNLLNDSYQNSKKELQSVIVQLEEQLKEQKASDDILKSEIKNLKAAMDEKSVLQSHLQELEGKLATAEARLKEEEEADAKKEAALKKSIEELEAKKKETILLVNQVKELEQKLELADAKLLKKVSSCTPLFIMGPPRLHKYITKFDIISLKFVQVDDVKDGTEIKSRDIGETFTTPTKRKSKKKAVEAASASASTTAVAEASPALHFKFILGVALVSVILGIILGKRY